In one window of Mercurialis annua linkage group LG4, ddMerAnnu1.2, whole genome shotgun sequence DNA:
- the LOC126676496 gene encoding protein LITTLE ZIPPER 2-like, giving the protein MCTNTVENFQSHPFFPTKRKQRSKRPKVQVLGLTRRRFQEDEGKDMELKNLKLYLENQSIVEENEKLRQKANVLHQENLALIAEFQLKFPHLDRFSAALVLLQK; this is encoded by the exons ATGTGCACAAATACAGTAGAAAACTTTCAGTCTCATCCTTTTTTCCCAACGAAGAGAAAACAACGATCAAAGAGACCTAAGGTTCAAGTTCTTGGGCTCACAAG GAGAAGATTTCAAGAAGATGAGGGAAAAGATATGGAACTAAAGAACTTGAAGTTGTATTTAGAGAATCAAAGTATTGTCGAAGAGAACGAGAAGCTTAGACAAAAAGCTAATGTTCTGCACCAAGAAAACTTAGCATTAATCGCTGAATTTCAATTGAAATTCCCTCATTTGGATCGATTTTCGGCCGCTCTTGTtctattacaaaaataa